The DNA segment GCTCTTTCCTACTCCTCTCTACGTTCGCCGCCCCCCATCGCCCTCTCACTAAGGAACGCAAttattttcttcccttccGCCCCGCCTACTGCTGCACTGCCTCGAGCATGGCAATCTTCAGATCGCTCGCCAGATGCGAAATGTCCACCACCGAGTCGACCATCTCCTGCACCGCGGTAACGCTCGGGAAGTTCTGTGCCGCCTTCTTCGTCTTGGCGACGCACGTCTTCAGTGCCTCGGACAGCGCATCGGCACACGAGAGGACGCGCGTCTTGATGCACTCCCGCGACACGTTCCGGTGCACAATGTCGCCGATGTTGACGAGATTGTGCGCGCTCAGCACGACGAACTTGCCGTAGGCGAGGAAAAACTTGGGCGGCTGGTTGTGCTCGACCGTCTGCAGGAAGGCGTCGATCGCCTGCGTCAGGTAGCCCATGTGCGTCACCGTCTGGGAGGCGTAGTACACCAGCACCGACTTGTCGTTCGGATCGAGGGCCACGTCCGGCCGCTCGGACACGCTGGCGGCGGCCGCGTCGGCCGCATTGCGCACCACGTTTTCGAAGTTTTTCTTCAGATCGTTCGGCAGTGCGTCCCGAATTTCGGCGTTCGTGCGCGCGGACGCCTCCTTCGACTCGAGGCTGACGTAGTCGTAGTCTTCGGGCCAttcgccaccgccaccgctgcCGCCGGTGGATGGTTTCCCGCCGGCGCCGGTCGGCGTTTGGGGTGTGGTCGGCACCGAGGACTGGGGCGTGGAGGTGGACCGCTTGAAGAGCAGCGTCGCGTTGCCCTGGATGAAGGAGGCGGTCTGGCGCACGTCCTCGGTGAGCGTCTGGGCGCAGGCGATCAGCTGATCGAGACTGTCCGggggcagctgctgctgcagcttctGCGTCGCTTCCGGGCGCTGGAGCGTTACCAGGGTCCAGCCCTGGGCGTCCAGGTTTTGTGACGCTTCGTGCACGAGTTTGTCCGCGTCGCGCAGCGCCTTCACGAGTGGTTTCAGCTTCTGTGCCAAGCCTGCCGTGGGGGGTGATTGCAATTGGAATTAGTTCAGTTCTTTCGGCAAAATGGGAGGAACAGTAAATGGGAACCCTTACCTTTGTCTTCTGCTTTGGACGCGTTGCCTAGTGCACCGTCGCCAAACTCGGCCAGATCGTGCAGTGCCGTTCGCAGCCGCACCGCCGCCAGCTTGAGATCCATCAGTATTGGATCGAGCTTTTCCTTTACCCTCCAGTTGGGGGACACGAATGAAAGTAACCTGTGTGAAAGTAAAAACGAAACgagaaaacgagatttaaataCACTGCACGCTTCGTTTGAAAGTAaaatgcgcctaaatgtatgcactACCACAGTATGAACACGCTTCACGGTTAATGCGCCTCAAGGTATGCAATTGAGCGTTCCCCTTACCTAGTGACGGCCGTTGTGGCCTCGTTTTGCAGTCTCGCGAGCGTTTCCAGCGCGGAGGACAGTTCCAGCGGCAGTTCCTTCGGGGTGGCCGGCGCTGTCTGCTGTTGGTGTAGCTTCGCCGACACATAGCCCGGTCCGCCGCCATGCGACGGTGGCACATCGTACGTCGACATGCTGCTGAACGACGACATCGACATCGAATGGTGGCTGGCAGTGAAGCTGGGCGTACCGGGCGCTGGTGCCCCTGATTGTGGCCCTGGCGTagccggcggtggcggtgtcgATCGGACCGAGACAGGGTTACGCCGCGGCACATCGTAGTCGGGCATGTTGGCCAGCGAGGAACGGTTGGACGAGGACAGACTGAAGCTGTCCGACGTCAGCAGCGACGAGTTGGAGCTGCTCGGTGtcaggtgctgctgctgcgagagCAGCGGCCGCGGCACGTCGTACGATTCCTCCATCCGGTAGCCGCCCGTGGCAAggtgcgggtggtggtggtgatactgctggtgcagctggtggtggtacccGGCCGGGTGCGGATGCGGGAAGCTTAGCGaggacgacggcgacgacagCGCGGATGGCGAGACGGGATAGTGCAGGTGCGCGGCCAGCGGGTGTCCCGGACCGTACGGCGGGTGGGACGTCGGGGTGCGGGATACCCAGGACGTGCGGTGGTGGGGATGGTGCGGATCGTACCCGGCTCCCGGTGTGGTCGGCGCTCCGATCGGTACGGCTGGCTTCGGGACGTCGTACGTATCGAGCGCGTCGGCCgaatggtgctgctgctgttgctgatgatgatggaacgCGTTGGAGGATGCGCGACCCGATGACGGGGGCAGCAGATCATACAGATACACGTCGCCACATTTCTGCGGTGTGAGAACCTGCGCGGGGGGAAAAAGAAGGACGGAAAGCGAGAGTTTAGCGAACGATTATCGTGACgataaaaaagaaggaaaaatgaaAGCGAACAGAAACTTTTGCGCGAAAGgaggacgcgcgcgcgcacgtggACTGCAGTTGCGGACGGTTGGCTGCTTGGTTTGATATTCAATTGTTTGCTAGATGCACCAGGCTGTATCGTGGTGAGCCTCACGTTTCTTGCCGGCACTAAACGAAGGGGGAGAGAGCCCTTTTTGGCAATTTTGAAGCGACCAATTCAATGGTTGATTGGATAATAACAGGTCGGCTCCTTGCTTTTAGCCTCTTGAGACTGAAAAGTGCCATATTAACGTAACATTCAACCGTTCAACGTGGCCCTTAAGTGAAGCTGTTACTCAATCTCGTTCGAGTGGCAAGAAGAGGATCGTGGTTTGATATCAAATGTTGGATGCAAAAATTCATCGTTTCAGACTGTCTGTTTTCTGTCAGTCGGAATGCCCCATTCCTTCACCGGATTTTGTTTGGTGCCGCGCTCAATACATGCGCacttacactcacacacagacacactttgACACAGGAGCCATAATGGCAAAGAAAAGAATCAATCATTTCACTCCATTCATCGCCATTTGTTGCTGCTAGATAATCGGAACTTCCGCACAATACTTACTCTATTTTTTCTCCTTAAACTAACCTAGTTTCCCACAAAAAGCAGTAAGGCAACTTGGTCCCGTGGTTGGTGGTGCAATCGTaaatagaaacaaacagcTAAAAACTATCGCAAATGCGCTTTGGTTTGGCAGGAAAAAAGGACTTTTTTCGCCGTTTTCCTGCCACTCTGCTTCCGGGAAAGGTTACTATACTAATGCGAACGTGAAGCGTCTTTTACACACCACCATGTAGAGTGTGTGTTATCGTCCGGCAGAGGAGGAGGTTTCCCTGTTTTACCCTTAACCGTATCTCATGTCCCTTTTGCGCTTGGCTAAGCAGTACGGTGTGTAGAATTGTCTTTCGTCCTTGTTCCTAGCAGGCGGGAAGAAAAAGGGGCGAGAGTAGAGGGAAAACTCCTTGGATACGGGAAAATGTCGCGCGTCTGCGCACATGTGCGCGATGGTGTGCGATGTTTGACTGCTCCTTCCGTTGGCGATGTTTAGGAAGTTCAGTTGTTTTAAGattacaatttaatttcaaagtTAACTGTACGTTTTTTTACAggttttgttaaattaatttttaatttattttgtgatTAAATGTAAGCAAATGAGCAAGTTTCACAAATGATAACAAATTCGATGAAAATACTACCTCCAAATTTGTGGCGCCATCTGTATGCGAATAATGTAAACTAATGATTTTCAAATCCAAAAGGAAACGTTTGAAAGAATCCTCCAAATTGCACCAAAATCACAAATTTCACTCAAAATTAGAAACGTGAGCTTgtgaatgaataaaaaaaaagttttaactttaaaaaaagattaacTCCATCGTCTGCAAAGTCCGTACTATTAAAACGATTCATTTAATCATGCTGCTTATCCACACAGTCTTACTAGCAGATGGTGCACGCATATGATAGAGAACCTCATCCCAAAACAAACGATAAGGATAATTGTTTTACATTGCACAAATGTGTTTATTATGTTTGCCTTCTCCTCCAGCGTTCGTGTGTCTCTCCGAAAGGATAATgtcgcgcacacaaacacacaaggcGTTATTCATGGAACGGAGGGTAAAAATGCTGAAACCGTTTGCAGCTGCAGTTACGTCCCAAGTATTCTTGTCtgcaacacatacacagagtATTTTCTATGCTttctaaaaaaagaaagtattTCTTAGCGACACTTTGGTGTCCCTGTAACGCTTAGAGTCGTTCTTGTCGGCTCG comes from the Anopheles coluzzii chromosome 2, AcolN3, whole genome shotgun sequence genome and includes:
- the LOC120953840 gene encoding breast cancer anti-estrogen resistance protein 1 isoform X1 — protein: MDQPAASLTGSVFPVRPSLDHLLAMGEDDDDDDEVEGACEEEMQKKPDLVPGAVQDRCSPVLETVPEQEADGEEPAAAADEEDDDDGASEMTELQQLPDTQQSAGAAKEQKLLAKATFDNIAESTDELAFRKGEILTVIETDTNGLKGWWLCQLRGRQGICPGNRLKIIQSHDSGCFTLSPASSPCPTIDSTTNLNSPIPSEIYENTSLCSSTSAGSQRQGKRRSWHIMPNKVLTPQKCGDVYLYDLLPPSSGRASSNAFHHHQQQQQHHSADALDTYDVPKPAVPIGAPTTPGAGYDPHHPHHRTSWVSRTPTSHPPYGPGHPLAAHLHYPVSPSALSSPSSSLSFPHPHPAGYHHQLHQQYHHHHPHLATGGYRMEESYDVPRPLLSQQQHLTPSSSNSSLLTSDSFSLSSSNRSSLANMPDYDVPRRNPVSVRSTPPPPATPGPQSGAPAPGTPSFTASHHSMSMSSFSSMSTYDVPPSHGGGPGYVSAKLHQQQTAPATPKELPLELSSALETLARLQNEATTAVTRLLSFVSPNWRVKEKLDPILMDLKLAAVRLRTALHDLAEFGDGALGNASKAEDKGLAQKLKPLVKALRDADKLVHEASQNLDAQGWTLVTLQRPEATQKLQQQLPPDSLDQLIACAQTLTEDVRQTASFIQGNATLLFKRSTSTPQSSVPTTPQTPTGAGGKPSTGGSGGGGEWPEDYDYVSLESKEASARTNAEIRDALPNDLKKNFENVVRNAADAAAASVSERPDVALDPNDKSVLVYYASQTVTHMGYLTQAIDAFLQTVEHNQPPKFFLAYGKFVVLSAHNLVNIGDIVHRNVSRECIKTRVLSCADALSEALKTCVAKTKKAAQNFPSVTAVQEMVDSVVDISHLASDLKIAMLEAVQQ
- the LOC120953840 gene encoding breast cancer anti-estrogen resistance protein 1 isoform X2, with protein sequence MYLQQSAPVSPHTPSTRSSSRSSSMHLVEYDYDEPKPAKKLLAKATFDNIAESTDELAFRKGEILTVIETDTNGLKGWWLCQLRGRQGICPGNRLKIIQSHDSGCFTLSPASSPCPTIDSTTNLNSPIPSEIYENTSLCSSTSAGSQRQGKRRSWHIMPNKVLTPQKCGDVYLYDLLPPSSGRASSNAFHHHQQQQQHHSADALDTYDVPKPAVPIGAPTTPGAGYDPHHPHHRTSWVSRTPTSHPPYGPGHPLAAHLHYPVSPSALSSPSSSLSFPHPHPAGYHHQLHQQYHHHHPHLATGGYRMEESYDVPRPLLSQQQHLTPSSSNSSLLTSDSFSLSSSNRSSLANMPDYDVPRRNPVSVRSTPPPPATPGPQSGAPAPGTPSFTASHHSMSMSSFSSMSTYDVPPSHGGGPGYVSAKLHQQQTAPATPKELPLELSSALETLARLQNEATTAVTRLLSFVSPNWRVKEKLDPILMDLKLAAVRLRTALHDLAEFGDGALGNASKAEDKGLAQKLKPLVKALRDADKLVHEASQNLDAQGWTLVTLQRPEATQKLQQQLPPDSLDQLIACAQTLTEDVRQTASFIQGNATLLFKRSTSTPQSSVPTTPQTPTGAGGKPSTGGSGGGGEWPEDYDYVSLESKEASARTNAEIRDALPNDLKKNFENVVRNAADAAAASVSERPDVALDPNDKSVLVYYASQTVTHMGYLTQAIDAFLQTVEHNQPPKFFLAYGKFVVLSAHNLVNIGDIVHRNVSRECIKTRVLSCADALSEALKTCVAKTKKAAQNFPSVTAVQEMVDSVVDISHLASDLKIAMLEAVQQ